One Cardiocondyla obscurior isolate alpha-2009 linkage group LG09, Cobs3.1, whole genome shotgun sequence genomic window, TTCGATCAAGCACCTGACAAGCTGGCTGTAGTAAAAAAAGTGAGTTTATTAGATGGTGTTTtcctgataattttttaaattaacatttactgctataaatattaaaaaattttaggaTTTATTACTCTTCTATTTTTTCAGTCTTTGGTAACGTTTGTGAACAAGCATTTAAGCAAAGTGCACTTAGAGGTGACTGACTTGGATAATCAGTTCCACGACGGTGTGTTTTTGATCCTGTTGTTGGGCCTTTTGGAAGGTTTCTTCGTTCCTTTGGGTAGCTTTCACTTAACGCCAAAGACTATTGACCAAAAAGTTCACAATGTCTCTTTTGCGTTTGATATTATGCGAGATATTGGATTGCCAAAACCGAAAGCTCGTCCCGAAGGTTTGTAATTTCtgaataaatcattattattctaatcttgcattttttaaactttaaattaaaaaaaaaaatggtttttctcttttacagATATCGTAAATGTGAATCTGAAATCAACGCTTCGTGTATTATACAATCTTTTCACAAAATACAAGGGCATAAATTAGCAAAATCGATGtaaggaattaattttatgcgcAATCGTTATATTGCAATTATAACGATAATCAAAATATTCTAACAATTCTGCTACCATTAAACTgccgttaaaaatttattcaatatagatctaacatatttaattgtaCTTTTTACATTTCATGAAATAactcttttaataatataaataatataaaaaggaaatgtaaaaatgtacaactagacagagaaaaaaaggtaatgttatatgtatatactatatacGTTGTACAAGCTTTAAGCAACTTCAAGTGCCTTTTTATCtatattcatatataatattaaattatatatacatatatatacatttaaaaatataattttatatatacatatttattacacgCACAGTTTTGAGATATTTAacaatgtttattaatatatgtatcgaTTTATCTAATAGGTATATATTTCCTCATGTATTTCCCttacaaaatatctaaaaaaaaaaatctcacggtccgttttaaatagaatttaatgtGGAACGTGAATATCGGCCGTTCACTTATCGTTATTCGTTTGGAATTGTGTCAACGCAACTCTATGTGCCTGCTCGTCGTCGTTTCGAGATGATCGATCGGGCACGTACGTGACAGGTatctattgtttttttttctccgcccGATGAAAACGAATCTACATTCGGCCTCGTGCACGAGACGCAATTCAATATGCTATCTTTGAATACGGTCGTCTAcattcatattaatatatagGAAGTATTCAGAAAACGAgcggtatatatttttagccAGCACTGAtatgttcttttttaaagcattgttataattaataacaataaagttTACatatgcttaaaaaaaatagatttaaaaaatgtttaattattttttactgtaataaaaatttttctttaataacttgttttaaattaagggagcaattaaaattttttatgcaataagtatttttttttaagtaataaattaaactattattttttaattaaaataacttctATTTTCGTCTAATTATGCCGCCGTGGTTGATTTAACGACAAGATcaacgaacgagcgagcgaatgagagaaaaaaaaaagatatagaCTAACCGATAACATAAAGGTAGTGAGTTCCGTACCGATAAGAGTCTGAGATGTAATTTCGCGGGATTACGCTTCCGAAGCACGCGATGTCGCGCGACACGGACGATTCGGACTTGGTGTCTTTAGTCTTCTCTTGATTTTTCGGCTACAACTACGGCAGTTACGGGCACCGCAGTGGTAACGGGAAAGATTCGCGCCGCGCAATCAAGTCGCCTCGGCTCTCGCGTGCCGCACGTTTTTACCCACCTGGATTACATTTTGAGTGACATTTGCAGTAATTGCATTTCTCTTGTGTAGCGCGCGTGCCTACGTTCAAATCTGCTTTAAACCGCCGCTTGATCTACTCTTCTGCGTTATTACTCACGTATTTTAACTCGGTGAGAAGGCAACATTTGATCATAAGTCAGTGACGAGCGACGCTGCCCAGAAGTCCAGGAATTTAGAAATCCAGAAGTCGATTAGTGATGTCGACCAGCGAAAATAGTTCATCATCGAATCCAGACGCGTCAACAACAGTATCCAACGACGTCGAAATCGCTGTTCACTCCGAGACTCGTAAAACCAGCATATTCACGCTCTATGCGAAGATATTTCGCCTGCTCCTTACAGCGCGAATACCAAACTTCAGCCTGCTCAGCGACGACCTGCGTAACAGAGAAGTGGAAAATTTGATACTGCCAAGCGATGAAGAATGGCGTCACCGAGTTTACCATAGTCTCGTCGAGctgcagagagaaagagacgctGAAACGGCAGAAGATAGGTAAGACTATGCGGacaattcaaatttaaatacttttctttaaCGGTAAGACAGTATTCATGAATAAACAAATCGCGTacacaatattaatacttacATTCAATCAAATACTTACTATACTTGGTAAAAAAAACTACGTGCAGattggtaattttttttttagaacggATTCTGGCAAAGATAGCAAGCGCCATATAATCCGCAAGAACTCGCAAGACTGGGAATGGCGTCCCAGAGAAAAAGGATCACTTCCGCAAGGTAGAAAAGATGAAAATATCGTTGGCTCTTCGACGATTATTTCAGGACTCTTTGGCAGTGGTGGCTCGATGACGGAGGCTCGTGTCGAGCCAGGTTGGCGGGTCAAGGATATCCTCTTGGCGGCCAAAGTCCTGCAAAATACACAGCCTTTACTAAACTACGCCAACGAGGCTGAAATGAGACGCGTCTTCGGTTTAGTATACGACGTTCTGAGATGTAAGACGTTTAccttttgaaaataaattttgtgtGGGAACTAATCAGCCACTTGCGATATCTTCCTTTCAACGGTTGCAAAATTTACAGATAAGAACATCTTGAACCGCGCTCTCGAGAATGCTGGCTTTTGGCATCGCAATGGTGCGCTGAAAGAACGAGAGCGAGTAGTCTGGTTACTGCTTTACGATATGCAGGGAAGAAAGTTTGCTCGTCGACGTGGCGAAGGTGCAACTGAGGCTCAAGACAGGATACTCGAGGTTTATCTTGCAGTTATACCGCCTTTAAACTCAGAAACAGTATcatgctgtaaaaaaaaaatgcgaatttattaataaaagtgaattaaatacatattcatataaaaaagaaatcaatttgttacaatatttttttaccatttCAGACTGTCGAATTAAAGGACATCGAAGATGCTTTGCTGAAAGCGAAGACGCATTTGGCAGCGAGCATTTCGCGACTTCGAATTAAAGGATCTGCACTCAACCTCGgttatttctaattttcaaTTCAAATTTGCTAGAAAAtagtttttcattaataaagaACAAAGCGCTTAATAAGAAATCATGTTTGAGAAATATTTGCgtattaatatgttaattaattatgtttagaTGAGCTTCTTCCAACGCACCTGCGTATCGCGGAGGGAATATGCTGGGCAGACCAGAGCGCGATTGCTTCTGGATGGATTAACACCATGAGAGTGTTCAGTAAAGATAAATTCATAGAAGACATATCGAAAGTGACGCTAGAGCTTTGCGACGATACTGAAGTGGCAGAGCTCAATGAGAACGAATATACTTTCGATCCAATTTGTCCAAAAGTAATCAATCTGCTCGATAAAGCACGAGAGAAGCTTGCTGTGTCTAATTTGGTGCGCGACCatcgatttattttcttggTAAATagattgtttctttttttttttttttatattttttttgactttttaaaaagttaatatttattcaggAAAGATCTCTCTGCCTCGGAGCTGCCACGTTAGCGCAGGCAATACGTGTCGCCCGCCTTTGCGGTCCTGTAATTCTCACGCATTCAATTGCCCCTCGTCACACGGGCTATTTGGCAGGGCTCTTGGCAGACATTGAAGACAGTGGGAGGCTTCTGGCTTTCGGCACGGGAAACAATCGTTGCGAGTACGAAGCATATCTAATGACTTTAGGCATCACTCTGCAGCAATGTAGAATATTTTCTGaaaggtaataataaaataatgattattattgccactgcaatatttttattacctcgaatttttattacctcGCTGATTCCAAGAGAAAgctagtaaaaataaattaaaaaatattaaaaaaaaaaagaaaggttaGAAACGTTTTTATCGTTTGTGTTAACTTGTTCAAGTCcagaagaaatttaataagtcCAGACATAGTCTAGATATAGACACTTACcctgttatttaattatttcttcgttACTTCTTGCTGTTATCTACCATTGACGCTGTTATCTCTGATTCAGAAACGTCATAAGTGTTTACTATTTAGGTACATCGCGCCACCGCCGTCCATCGAGCTGGAAAGAGCAACTATTGTTTTAGCGACTCCCCCGTGCAGTTATACCGGCATCCGGGACGTTGTGGACCTCGCCGTCGCTCGTGGTGGCGACATTGCGTTGCTAGAATCTTTGACTAGCGACACAGCCGGTGGAATCAAACAGCCGCGCGCACTGTTGGCCGAGCAATTTTCCACTCTGAAGTACGCCTTGACGAGGCCGAACATACAATTTCTGATCTACGAGGTGCACACGATTCTGCCGTCCGAGACCACGGAGATGATTCGCCAGGTTGTCGAGTACGCGAATCAGCTGGCAACGGAGAAATACATTCGCGAGCACCCCGTGAgtgagattttattttatccgaGGTAGATTGTTCCCGTTTTCAGATAAATTTGTcgaattgtaaatatatatatatatatatttacataaataatataatacatatattatataaggAAATTGAAACCACCTGACTTTAGTGAATGGGCCAACACGTCggagtttataaaaaatttttttaaacataacacatttttaatacatgtTATAAAGGTAGTTTTGCATGTACACTTTGTTACCTTGCAGccaaaacgaaaaattctGTCTAAAGACACCAGCGGGAAAGTTTCAAAGACAGTCAGACCCGATTCCTGTAAACCAGAGCAATTAAAAGAACACTGGGAAGACCAATTGCAGGTGCAACACGAGCCGGTATTATTATCCAAAcaggagaacgaggaggaggaaaaattattagatgcAGCTGACGTTGTTGTAAGATCGTTTACAAATATCGtcacattaaaaaaacaaatcaaatttttttatcctcgtATTAATACTGGTAAAATTTAGGTACCTGATAGCGATCTGTTCGAGGTAGGGACCATCGACGAAATTTACGGCGACTTATACAACGAGCGTGTACTAGATCCAGGCTGCTTCATTGCAGTGATCAGGCGGAAAGAAATGATGCAGTTCAACTCACTTTTTATGATTAAGGTCGCGGAGTCGAAAGGATTGTTCGGTGACCCTGACAAAGAGCGAAGTCCTAAGAAAATCGAGGCACCGCCGACGGCGGTGCGTCCGGTGTCTCGAGCTAGTCGCAAAGGTTTTAAGCGTGCCAAAGTACGTGAAGATTATATTATCGATTATTTTGTATACCGTGCCTTGATTTGtctataaaagtattaataatgtCGCATAATCTTCGAgctaatttatatattgttcTGCAGGTCGAGATAGATCGCCTAGCGACGCCTACACATGCCTGGATGCTGCGAGCTTCAAAGAAACGTCAACCGTGTCCTCGTCACAGCCGACGTATCGTACGCGACGAGAAGATGCTGTCGACGCAAGTGCGAGAAACGCGAAAACGAGATGCGCGCCGATGGTGGCGGGATGCAATCACTTTCCTGATCGATTCAG contains:
- the LOC139105794 gene encoding uncharacterized protein, with the translated sequence MSTSENSSSSNPDASTTVSNDVEIAVHSETRKTSIFTLYAKIFRLLLTARIPNFSLLSDDLRNREVENLILPSDEEWRHRVYHSLVELQRERDAETAEDRTDSGKDSKRHIIRKNSQDWEWRPREKGSLPQGRKDENIVGSSTIISGLFGSGGSMTEARVEPGWRVKDILLAAKVLQNTQPLLNYANEAEMRRVFGLVYDVLRYKNILNRALENAGFWHRNGALKERERVVWLLLYDMQGRKFARRRGEGATEAQDRILETVELKDIEDALLKAKTHLAASISRLRIKGSALNLDELLPTHLRIAEGICWADQSAIASGWINTMRVFSKDKFIEDISKVTLELCDDTEVAELNENEYTFDPICPKVINLLDKAREKLAVSNLVRDHRFIFLERSLCLGAATLAQAIRVARLCGPVILTHSIAPRHTGYLAGLLADIEDSGRLLAFGTGNNRCEYEAYLMTLGITLQQCRIFSERYIAPPPSIELERATIVLATPPCSYTGIRDVVDLAVARGGDIALLESLTSDTAGGIKQPRALLAEQFSTLKYALTRPNIQFLIYEVHTILPSETTEMIRQVVEYANQLATEKYIREHPPKRKILSKDTSGKVSKTVRPDSCKPEQLKEHWEDQLQVQHEPVLLSKQENEEEEKLLDAADVVVPDSDLFEVGTIDEIYGDLYNERVLDPGCFIAVIRRKEMMQFNSLFMIKVAESKGLFGDPDKERSPKKIEAPPTAVRPVSRASRKGFKRAKVEIDRLATPTHAWMLRASKKRQPCPRHSRRIVRDEKMLSTQVRETRKRDARRWWRDAITFLIDSEKDQDNRKDSDFQFYATRSDPFTQKPLYPFRVKNMMLSKCYRRFRQEILAVDST